Genomic DNA from uncultured Vibrio sp.:
CAACTTGTACTGAGGAAGTTTTACCGATGCAGCTGTCGCTTCTATCTCTGAAGGCAGTTGCTTCAGAGCGGTTAATGCGGTCATGTGACCAACCGTGTAATAGTGCACCACGGTATTAATCACAAGGAATGCCATCGTACCGTAAAGCACATTCAATGGATTGTTCACATCGTTGAAGTAAAAGATATAACCTAAACCCAATACCATTCCTGGCACCGCCATTGGCACTACGCTCAGCATCTGCATCGCCTGACGGACTGGACCAAAAGCACGTCCTTTCTCAATGCTGTAAGCACCGACAAATATCACTGCAGTACCAATAACGGCAGTCCAACCAGCCAAAGTAAGAGAGTTAAAGAAAGGACTCCAGCCGTAGGTACTCATCTCGGCGAAATTATAGTTATTCAGCGTCAGCGCTTTGTTCCACGGCCAAAACGTTACTAAGGAACCGTAAACCGCCATGCCAAGTACAGCCAGTACCGCGACAGAAATTAGAGAACAGTATAAAAAACACAGACCATCACGCGCTTTGTTTGGTTCCGGTTGATAAGGCACAGAACGCGTATCGAACAAGCTTTTTTGCTTTTTCTGCACCCAACGATCCGTGCCAAACGCCATTAGCGCAGGGAAAAGCAGCATGATGCTGGTTACCGCCCCCATGGCAAAGTTTTGCTGACCAACGACTTGTTTGAAGATGTCCGTAGCCAGAACGTTGTAGCTGCCTCCGATCACTTTCGGCACACCAAAATCGGTAATCACCAAAGTGAACACAACAATCAGAGTGCTGATTAAACCGTACTTTGCCGCAGGTAACGTCACCATAAAGAAGGTTTTTATCGGCGAGGTTTTCAGAGCTCGTGCGGCTTCGTAAAGACGCGCATCGGAAGTACGCAGCGATGTGGTTAAAATCATCAGAGCATGCGGGAATGTCCAAAAAATCAAACCCATGGAAATACCGATAGCACCATATACTGAGTGGCCACCAAGCAGCTCTTTCGCGATGCCTTGATTCCCAAACAGGAAGATCAAGCTAATCGCTGGCAAAAGCGAAGGCGCAAGAATCGGCGCGGTACCTATTATTTGAAACCAACCTTTTAGCGGCATACATGAGCGTGTCAGTGCATAAGCATAGCCAAAAGCCAGTATGCCAACGACCGCCGTCACAACAAGCCCAAGAGTAAACGTGTTCCCAACGGAAACCCACAAGCTTGAAGAAGAAAAGTAAGTCGCAAAGTTGGCTAACCCGACAAACTCACCGTCGCTGTTTTGCACACTTTTGGTCAACATCGCCCACAGTGGCATCAAGATGAACAAGATCATCATAGTGGCTAGGCCAGCTAACAAACCAAACAGCACCAGGTTGTCACGGCTAGTTAGTCCTACTATAGATTTTGCTTTGCCTTGGGTAGTCAGGCTATTCATCGTCATTGTCTTCGCATCCATGTTGCACCTACGCCGCCAACGCTTTTGCGAAGACTTTGCCCTTAGAAGGCGTTACGTAGCCGCGCAAACCGGTCTCCGAGAACTGGATGTAACGAACATCACCGACACGAATATTGAGGTTTTGCACCACGTCTACAGGAACATCAACAACGATTGGCTCCACTCGGCTATCGTTTTGCAGTTTACAATCCACGCGGAAAAACGCTCCCAAAAACTCGGTTTCTGTAATGCGTACTGGAAGCGAGTTGCGGTAGTTTTCAACAAACTTGATGTTCTCTGGACGAACGGCCAAGTCAAAGCAATCACCACGCTGAATCTCACGATTCGTTAATCTCGGTGCAGGCAAAAGAGTCTCTGCAATGCGTACCTGAGATTCAGTCACAACTGACGTCTCAATAAAGTTCATGCTGCCGACAAACTCAGCCACAAAACGCGTTGCCGGTTTTTGATAAATCTCTTGCGGCGTACCCACTTGTTCAATCACACCGTGATTCATCACTACAATTCTGTCCGCCATCGACAGCGCTTCATCCTGATCATGGGTCACCATGATGGTGGTGATGCCCAGTTTGCGTTGTAACTTACAGATCTCATTACGCAAATGGACTCGTACTTTCGCGTCCAACGCAGATAAAGGCTCATCAAGCAGCAGCAGACCAGGAGATAAAGCCAGCGCACGCGCTAAAGCAACTCGCTGCTGCTGACCGCCCGACAATTGGTTGGGGAACTTCTCGCCCGACGTTGGCAAACCAATCATTTCTAGCCACTGTTCGACTTTATCTAGTGCTTCTTTGGTCGACATGCCTTGGTTCTTCAAACCAATCGCAATGTTTTCTTGTACGGTCAGGTTCGGGAACAACGCATAAGATTGGAACACGATGCCGAAGTCACGCTTTTCCGGTGGTAGAAATGTCGTCTCCTGGCCGTTTTGAAAAATCGCACCAGAAGTTGGTAAATCTAAGCCAGCGATGGCACGTAGCAAGGTTGTTTTGCCACAGCCAGAAGGACCCAAGAAACAAACGAACTCGCCCTTTTCGATCGCCAGTGAGATTTGCTTTAATGCAGTGAACTGTCCGAATTGTTTCACTACATTTTCAATGTTCAGATAAGGTTGGTTAGTTGACATAACACACTCTCCAAATGGTATATACCAATTTTAGTTTTGCAGTGTTACGTTCCAATGACAAATTTATAGCCGGAAGGTTACAAATAGATGAACGCTCTCGACTTTAAACGCCAAAATCGAGGCTCATCTTAAAAATACGGGATGTCGGATTTATAAAAACATCCGCCCTGTTTTCTGGGTTAGTATCTGGCCATTAATGTGCCTTTACTTTGCACAAGATGCACAAAGGGAGAGCAACCGCTCTCCCCAGTAAAATCCTATATGCGCAGAATGTTACGATTTTGGCTCTGATTTCGCGTCAAACTTCTCAGACCATGTCGCTAGAATTTCGGCACGCTTACTGCCCATTTGTGCGAAGTCCATCTTCGCCATATTTTTCTGGACATTAGGGAAGTTAGACACGCTTGCTTTCACGTCTTTATGAGCTACGACTGGGTACATTTCTACGTATAGCTCATTCGCCGCTTTAGAGATTGACCAGTCAACTACACGCTTCGCTGCGTCTGATTCTTTAACTAGCCCAACCGCTTCAGACTCCCAACCAATGCCTTTTGGTGTGATGACCGCTAGCGGTGCGCCTTGAGTTTTCAGCTTCGCACCACGGCTTGCCATAGAGATACCGATCGCGACTTCGCCCATGCCCGCCTGAACACATGGCTTAGAACCTGAATGTGTATAGTGAGCAATGTTCTTGTCTAAGTCACGCATGTAGTTCCATGCCTGATCTTCCCCCATGTTCTGTAGCCACGCAGACACCTGCATATAACCCGTGCCCGATGACGCGGGGTTAGGCATTGCGATGTGACCTTTGTAAACAGGCTTAGTTAGATCTTCCCAAGAAGTCGGTCTAGGCAGGTTAAGCTGCTTGGCAACCGCTTCGTTGAAACAAACCGCGTTAAAGAACGCGTCGTTACCGAACCAGGCTTGATTTGATTGCGGGTCATTGAGGTTCGCATGCAGCGCTTCTAGACCTTTAGGCGTATAAGCCTTTAACAGACCTTCGTCTTTCAGAAGTGCCATCGATGAGCCAGCAAGACCCCATACAACTTCTGCCTGAGGGTTGTTCTTCTCCGCGAGTAATTTCGCCGTCATGATGCCAGTTGAATCGCGAACCCACTTAATCTTGATATCTGGGTTGTCTTTCTCAAACGCAGACTTGTATTTAGCAAGAATGTCAGTTTCGAAAGCGGTGTAAACCGTCACTTCCTGTGCAGCCATTGCATTCGTAGCTAGCAGAGATACAAGCGCAGCCAGCGATCCTTTCATCAAACGGTTTTTCATCATTTTCTCCAGTTAATTTGGCTAAGTATTCATTTTGGTCTGTACCAGTTGACGATAATTACCCTACTGACCCAATGTGACGAATTCATGATCGTTAAATGGCAGTTTTACGAAAACTTTCTTCAAATCGCCCTTCTTTTAACCATTAAATTTGGCATATTAAAGTTTTATTAAATTCTTCGATCGACTATTTACGCCGTATTTTGTCACCTGTTAAAGTCACCTCACAGCCTGGTGTATACCAAATTAAAATTCTGATGGAAATAGAGATGAAAAACGAATACCTGCTACTGACTCCTGGCCCTCTATCAACTTCTGAAAGCGTTCGTGAAGCGATGCTGAAAGACTGGTGTACATGGGATGATGATTACAACAAAGACATCGTAGAAGTCATCCGCTCGAAGCTGGTTAAGTTAGCAACCCAAAAGGGCGGCTACACTAGCGTATTAATGCAAGGGAGCGGAACCGCTTCAGTAGAAGCAACCATCGGGAGCGCAATTGGCAAAGATGGAAAGTTGCTGGTTGTAGATAACGGTGCATACGGCGCTCGTATCGTCCAAATTGCTGAATATTTAAATATTCCGTGCCATGTGGTTTCTCCTGGCGAAACATCACAGCCACACTTGAACGAAGTGGAAACCGCATTGGCATCGGATCCTACCATCACGCACGTGGCGATTGTTCACTGTGAGACAACCACTGGCATGTTAAACCTTATCGCCGATTTTGCTTCTCTAGCGAAAGCACACAATAAAGTCGTGATCTTGGACGCGATGTCGAGCTTCGGCGGCATTCCAATGGATATTGCAGAACTGGATATCGACTTTATGATCAGCTCTGCGAACAAGTGTATTCAGGGTGTCCCGGGTTTCGGTTTTGTGATTGCAAAACAGAGCGAGCTGGAAAAATGCCAAGGCCAGGCACGTTCCCTTAGCCTAGACCTTTACGCTCAATGGCATTGCATGGAAGAAAATCACGGAAAATGGCGCTTCACCTCGCCTACTCACACGGTGCGCGCTTTCTACCAAGCATTGCTAGAGCTAGAACGAGAAGGCGGTGTAGAAGCACGTCATCAGCGATACCAAACCAACCAGAAAACGCTGGTAGCGGGAATGCGCTCTCTTGGCTTCAAACCACTATTAAATGATGATCTACATTCACCAATCATCACTTCTTTCTACTCGCCAACGCACCGCGATTACCAATTCAAAACATTCTATACGCGTTTAAAAGAGCAAGGCTTCGTCATTTACCCGGGCAAAGTATCGAACGCTGACTGTTTCCGTATCGGTAACATTGGTGAAGTGTATCCAGCCGACATTGAGCGTCTAATCGGTGCAGTGAAAAACGCGATGTACTGGCAAGACGTCCAAGAGCAAGAATTGGCGAACTGAGATACCCATGATGACTCAGAATGTAAAACCGACCCATTTTCGCAGTGAAGGTGACGTTAATACGACCCCCGCTCGCCAAGCATGGCACGCGGCAATGGATGATGAACGCACACAAAGCTTGTTGAAGCGTGATTCCGACGTCTTTCTGCACCAAGCGATGTCAACGCCGTGTCTCGATACATTAGAGGCAGCAGAAGGCATCTACATCCAAGATGCAACGGGTAAAAAGTACATGGATTTTCATGGCAATAACGTGCATCAATTGGGCTACGGCCACCCACATGTGATTAAACGCGTGCAGGATCAAATCGCTAAGTTGCCGTTCTCGCCTCGCCGTTTTACCAGCGAAACCGCCATTGAATGTGCTGAAAAGCTAACGCAAATCTGTGGTGGAGAGCTAAATCGCGTTTTGTTCGCTCCGGGCGGGACATCTGCCGTTGGCATGGCACTGAAACTGGCGCGCCATGTCACGGGCAACTACAAAGTGGTGTCACTGTGGGACTCTTTCCACGGAGCGTCACTAGATGCAATTTCTGTCGGCGGAGAAGCCTGTTTTCGTCACGGCATGGGGCCACTGATGGCTGGTGTTGAACGCATTCCACCAGCCATCTCTTACCGAGGAGCTTTTCCTGTAAGTGACGCCAGTGATGTCCATTACGCAGATTACTTGGAATACGTCATCGAGAAAGAAGGAGGTGTTGGCGCATTCATCGCTGAAGCGGTACGTAATACCGATGTGCAAGTGCCAAGCAGAGCCTACTGGAAACGCATTCGCGAAATTTGTGACAAACACAATGTCATGCTGATTATTGATGACATTCCCAACGGCATGGGTCGCAGCGGCGAATGGTTCACTTACCAGGCTTACGATATCGAGCCAGATATTCTGTGTATTGGCAAAGGCTTGGGCGGCGGCCTAGTACCCATCGCGGCCATGATCACCAAAGACAAATACAACACTGCAGAGCAGATCTCTATGGGTCACTACACCCATGAGAAAAGCCCTATTGGTTGCGCTGCGGCACTAGCAACCATAGAAGTCATCGAACAAGAAAACCTATTGGATAAGGCAAAAGTAGACAGCCAATTCATGCGTGAAAAACTGCTTGAGATGAAAGCTAAATACCCGGTGATTGGTGACGTTCGTGGCATCGGCATGCTTTGGGGGGTGGAGCTGGTTGCTGACCACAAAACCAAACAACGCGCATTTGATGAAGCAGAAGCCGTACTGTACCAATGTCTTAATAACGGTGTGAGCTTCAAGATCTCGCAAGGCAATGTGATTCAACTTAGCCCACCGCTGATCATCACCCGCGAACAATTAACTCAGGCGTTGGCGATCGTTGAAGACGCTATAGCCAAAGTATGTAAAGACTTTAACTACTCGTAATAGAACCAATTTAACCGGAGCACCAATCGTGCTTTGGCTACTAAGAAAAAGGATTGAACATGAGCAACTCACCAATTCAAGCAGTTATCTTTGACTGGGCTGGCACTATTGTCGATTTCGGCTCATTTGCACCCACCAGCATCTTTGTTGAAGCGTTTAAACAAGGTTTTAATTTTGACATCAACCTTGAAGAAGCGCGCGAGCCAATGGGACTTGGCAAATGGGACCACATCCAAGCCGTTGGCCGTATTCCGGCGGTTGATAAACGCTGGAACGAAAAGTTCGGCCGCTCAATGACCAGTGAAGACATCGACGCGATATACGCAGCATTTATGCCGCTGCAAAAAGCAAAAGTTGCTGACCACGCGGCACCTATTCTTAATGCGGTAGAAGTAGTGAATGACCTAAAAGCCAAGGGAATTAAGATCGGCTCTTGCTCTGGCTACCCGCGTGAAGTGATGGACGTACTGATCCCTGTTGCGGCAGATTACGGTTACCAGCCTGACTACGTCGTCGCAACCGATGACCTTGCACAAGGTGGGCGCCCGGCGCCATTTATGGCACTGAAGAACGTCATAGAGCTCGGCGTGACAGACGTGAATGCATGCGTCAAAGTGGACGATTCCGCACCGGGCATCTTTGAGGGTCATAACGCCGGTATGTGGACGGTGGGTCTGCTACTTTCGGGCAACGAAGCTGGACTCACGTTTGAAGAGTATCAAACCGCAGACGAAGCAACCCTGGATGCTGCCCGTGAAAAAGCGCGTGCTAAATTTATCAAAAGCTCACCGCACTACTTGATTGACACGATAGCTGATCTACCTGAAGTCATTGCAGATATCGAACGTCGCCTTGAAGCGAGTGAACGTCCGTAGATAACGTATAGAAAAACACCCCTCTTCAAACGGTGAGGGGCGTTGCATTTTTTACTCTGTTAATCAGACTTTAAAGGCGACACTGTTACATTTCAGCTGGTGCGATATCCGTACCACCCAAAGACTGATACAGAGTCACTTGAGTAATGAATTGATTGTATCGATTCTCAAGTAAAGACGCTTCTGAGTTTCTGGTATTTTCCTGAGCATCTAAATAGTCCATGACCGAAGTCGAGCCGTACTGGTATCGCGCGGCATAAATCTTCTCAGCGGCACTAGCTGCATCATATTGCTCTTGCAAACGAGCTGATTGGTACATCAACTTCTCGCGTGCTGACAGTGCATTTTCAACATCCTGGAATGCGGTGTACAACACCTGGCGATAGTTGACGATCGCCGTTTTGTACTCGACATCCGCAATCGCTTTATTGTTCTCCATTTCATGCCATTGTAGAAATGGCAACGTGATATCTGCGCCTAACGTGCCAACTGGGTTGGATAGCAAATCTTTTAATGCCTCTGAAGAACCACCTAAAGCTCCCGTTAACGTCAGTTCAGGTAAGTAATCAAGATCAGCGGCATCTTTGTTTGCCAGTGCAGATTTCACGTCATAAATCGCGGATTTGACATCTGGTCGACGAATCAACAGATCGGCAGGAACACCAACATTGAGCGACGGAACGCTTCCTTCC
This window encodes:
- a CDS encoding putative 2-aminoethylphosphonate ABC transporter permease subunit; translated protein: MDAKTMTMNSLTTQGKAKSIVGLTSRDNLVLFGLLAGLATMMILFILMPLWAMLTKSVQNSDGEFVGLANFATYFSSSSLWVSVGNTFTLGLVVTAVVGILAFGYAYALTRSCMPLKGWFQIIGTAPILAPSLLPAISLIFLFGNQGIAKELLGGHSVYGAIGISMGLIFWTFPHALMILTTSLRTSDARLYEAARALKTSPIKTFFMVTLPAAKYGLISTLIVVFTLVITDFGVPKVIGGSYNVLATDIFKQVVGQQNFAMGAVTSIMLLFPALMAFGTDRWVQKKQKSLFDTRSVPYQPEPNKARDGLCFLYCSLISVAVLAVLGMAVYGSLVTFWPWNKALTLNNYNFAEMSTYGWSPFFNSLTLAGWTAVIGTAVIFVGAYSIEKGRAFGPVRQAMQMLSVVPMAVPGMVLGLGYIFYFNDVNNPLNVLYGTMAFLVINTVVHYYTVGHMTALTALKQLPSEIEATAASVKLPQYKLFFKVTLPVCMPAVLDIATYLFVNALTTTSAVVFLYSTDTIPASVSILNMDDAGQTGAAAAMAVMIMISAAIVKIVQMTLGKWLENRTQAWRKR
- a CDS encoding putative 2-aminoethylphosphonate ABC transporter ATP-binding protein, with protein sequence MSTNQPYLNIENVVKQFGQFTALKQISLAIEKGEFVCFLGPSGCGKTTLLRAIAGLDLPTSGAIFQNGQETTFLPPEKRDFGIVFQSYALFPNLTVQENIAIGLKNQGMSTKEALDKVEQWLEMIGLPTSGEKFPNQLSGGQQQRVALARALALSPGLLLLDEPLSALDAKVRVHLRNEICKLQRKLGITTIMVTHDQDEALSMADRIVVMNHGVIEQVGTPQEIYQKPATRFVAEFVGSMNFIETSVVTESQVRIAETLLPAPRLTNREIQRGDCFDLAVRPENIKFVENYRNSLPVRITETEFLGAFFRVDCKLQNDSRVEPIVVDVPVDVVQNLNIRVGDVRYIQFSETGLRGYVTPSKGKVFAKALAA
- a CDS encoding putative 2-aminoethylphosphonate ABC transporter substrate-binding protein is translated as MMKNRLMKGSLAALVSLLATNAMAAQEVTVYTAFETDILAKYKSAFEKDNPDIKIKWVRDSTGIMTAKLLAEKNNPQAEVVWGLAGSSMALLKDEGLLKAYTPKGLEALHANLNDPQSNQAWFGNDAFFNAVCFNEAVAKQLNLPRPTSWEDLTKPVYKGHIAMPNPASSGTGYMQVSAWLQNMGEDQAWNYMRDLDKNIAHYTHSGSKPCVQAGMGEVAIGISMASRGAKLKTQGAPLAVITPKGIGWESEAVGLVKESDAAKRVVDWSISKAANELYVEMYPVVAHKDVKASVSNFPNVQKNMAKMDFAQMGSKRAEILATWSEKFDAKSEPKS
- the phnW gene encoding 2-aminoethylphosphonate--pyruvate transaminase, which codes for MKNEYLLLTPGPLSTSESVREAMLKDWCTWDDDYNKDIVEVIRSKLVKLATQKGGYTSVLMQGSGTASVEATIGSAIGKDGKLLVVDNGAYGARIVQIAEYLNIPCHVVSPGETSQPHLNEVETALASDPTITHVAIVHCETTTGMLNLIADFASLAKAHNKVVILDAMSSFGGIPMDIAELDIDFMISSANKCIQGVPGFGFVIAKQSELEKCQGQARSLSLDLYAQWHCMEENHGKWRFTSPTHTVRAFYQALLELEREGGVEARHQRYQTNQKTLVAGMRSLGFKPLLNDDLHSPIITSFYSPTHRDYQFKTFYTRLKEQGFVIYPGKVSNADCFRIGNIGEVYPADIERLIGAVKNAMYWQDVQEQELAN
- a CDS encoding aspartate aminotransferase family protein, producing MTQNVKPTHFRSEGDVNTTPARQAWHAAMDDERTQSLLKRDSDVFLHQAMSTPCLDTLEAAEGIYIQDATGKKYMDFHGNNVHQLGYGHPHVIKRVQDQIAKLPFSPRRFTSETAIECAEKLTQICGGELNRVLFAPGGTSAVGMALKLARHVTGNYKVVSLWDSFHGASLDAISVGGEACFRHGMGPLMAGVERIPPAISYRGAFPVSDASDVHYADYLEYVIEKEGGVGAFIAEAVRNTDVQVPSRAYWKRIREICDKHNVMLIIDDIPNGMGRSGEWFTYQAYDIEPDILCIGKGLGGGLVPIAAMITKDKYNTAEQISMGHYTHEKSPIGCAAALATIEVIEQENLLDKAKVDSQFMREKLLEMKAKYPVIGDVRGIGMLWGVELVADHKTKQRAFDEAEAVLYQCLNNGVSFKISQGNVIQLSPPLIITREQLTQALAIVEDAIAKVCKDFNYS
- the phnX gene encoding phosphonoacetaldehyde hydrolase, translating into MSNSPIQAVIFDWAGTIVDFGSFAPTSIFVEAFKQGFNFDINLEEAREPMGLGKWDHIQAVGRIPAVDKRWNEKFGRSMTSEDIDAIYAAFMPLQKAKVADHAAPILNAVEVVNDLKAKGIKIGSCSGYPREVMDVLIPVAADYGYQPDYVVATDDLAQGGRPAPFMALKNVIELGVTDVNACVKVDDSAPGIFEGHNAGMWTVGLLLSGNEAGLTFEEYQTADEATLDAAREKARAKFIKSSPHYLIDTIADLPEVIADIERRLEASERP